The following are from one region of the Carboxydothermus pertinax genome:
- a CDS encoding PTS sugar transporter subunit IIA produces MELQNLITNDTILIGLNVSNKEECLYKLVESLYKAGFVFDKKEYFDAVLSREKSGTTGIGFGFAIPHGKSKGVQKVGLAFARLDKPVDWQSLDGKPVEAVFMIAVPEESAGNEHLKILSELARKLMDDKFRNEVLSASSASQVVEILGKL; encoded by the coding sequence ATGGAATTACAAAATTTAATTACCAACGATACAATTTTAATTGGCTTAAATGTTTCTAATAAAGAGGAGTGCCTTTATAAGTTAGTGGAAAGCCTTTATAAGGCAGGATTTGTTTTTGATAAAAAGGAGTATTTTGATGCTGTTTTAAGCCGGGAAAAAAGCGGTACGACAGGGATTGGTTTTGGTTTTGCCATTCCTCACGGTAAATCTAAAGGTGTGCAAAAAGTGGGGCTGGCTTTTGCCCGATTGGATAAGCCGGTGGACTGGCAGTCTTTGGACGGTAAGCCGGTAGAAGCGGTATTTATGATTGCCGTTCCCGAAGAGTCGGCTGGGAATGAACATTTAAAGATTTTAAGCGAGCTTGCTCGTAAATTAATGGATGATAAATTTCGGAATGAGGTTCTAAGTGCGTCTTCGGCTAGCCAAGTGGTAGAAATCTTAGGTAAATTATAA
- a CDS encoding metallophosphoesterase family protein, translating into MLMAFLGDIHANLPALKEVLADAQKNKVAKIYHTGDLVGYGPYPNETVEFIKDNKIEGVLGNYDDGVAFKKPTCGCDYKTEKEHEIGTKSLTFTVKTLTYGNQELLKSLPQSIKFEVAGKKFFLFHGSPERLNEYLTPDLFPARFDKLIEDYPEIDVFVFGHTHYPFYFTHRGRHFLNPGAVGKPKTKDPRAIYALAKVEEDTLAVNFRLISYPYEITASEIRKNGLPEELARIILGEVTGG; encoded by the coding sequence ATGCTCATGGCTTTTCTCGGTGATATTCATGCCAATCTTCCTGCATTAAAAGAAGTCTTGGCCGATGCCCAAAAAAATAAGGTAGCTAAAATCTACCATACCGGTGACTTAGTAGGTTATGGTCCTTACCCCAATGAAACCGTCGAGTTTATTAAGGACAATAAAATTGAAGGTGTTCTTGGTAATTATGATGATGGTGTAGCTTTTAAGAAGCCCACCTGCGGTTGTGATTATAAAACCGAAAAAGAACATGAAATCGGAACTAAATCTTTGACTTTTACTGTAAAAACTTTAACTTACGGAAATCAGGAACTTTTAAAAAGCCTTCCCCAATCCATAAAGTTTGAAGTGGCAGGTAAAAAATTTTTCTTGTTTCACGGCTCCCCTGAGCGGTTAAACGAGTATTTAACCCCAGACCTTTTCCCTGCCCGATTTGATAAACTTATCGAAGATTATCCGGAGATTGATGTTTTTGTTTTTGGTCACACTCATTATCCTTTTTATTTTACCCACCGGGGACGTCACTTTTTAAACCCAGGAGCAGTAGGCAAACCTAAAACCAAAGACCCCCGGGCAATTTATGCTTTGGCAAAGGTAGAAGAAGATACCCTTGCCGTAAATTTTCGCCTTATCTCCTATCCCTATGAAATAACCGCTTCCGAAATTAGAAAAAATGGCCTGCCCGAGGAACTGGCCCGGATTATTTTAGGAGAGGTAACTGGAGGGTGA
- the pfkB gene encoding 1-phosphofructokinase has product MNKLVFTVTLNPAVDKTVTVEKLIVGGVNRVQELRIDPGGKGINVARVLNNFGTEVAAFGLIAGHQGRFIQSKLEGEGIKTYFINVPGETRTNLKIVDMASTTTTEINEPGFWVEEKKLYEFTELLLSRLKEASFLVLSGSLPAGVSPAIYKDYIENARKFGIKTFLDANGDALREGIAGKPFGVKPNLLELQELMGQTLDTTEKIVDAGKTLLKEGIALVVISLGKDGAIFLSNQEGFKVTPFPVTPLSTVGAGDTMVAAIVFALLQGKPLIEIARLATTAGTVAAAKSGTQACTLAEVLEKLSLVHVERL; this is encoded by the coding sequence ATGAACAAATTAGTTTTTACAGTAACCTTAAATCCTGCCGTTGACAAAACAGTAACCGTGGAAAAACTTATAGTAGGTGGAGTAAACCGGGTACAAGAATTGCGGATTGATCCGGGAGGCAAAGGTATTAATGTGGCGAGGGTATTAAATAACTTTGGTACAGAAGTAGCAGCCTTTGGCTTAATTGCCGGCCACCAGGGTAGATTTATTCAAAGTAAGCTTGAAGGGGAAGGAATCAAAACTTATTTTATAAATGTTCCCGGTGAAACCCGAACTAATTTAAAAATTGTAGATATGGCTTCAACAACTACAACCGAAATAAATGAACCGGGCTTTTGGGTCGAGGAAAAAAAGCTTTATGAGTTTACGGAATTGCTATTATCACGTTTAAAGGAGGCTTCCTTTTTAGTTTTAAGCGGAAGTTTGCCGGCGGGCGTTTCTCCGGCTATTTATAAGGACTACATTGAAAACGCCCGTAAATTTGGAATAAAGACCTTTTTAGATGCCAATGGGGATGCGTTAAGAGAAGGAATTGCCGGTAAGCCTTTTGGGGTAAAGCCCAATCTTTTAGAACTTCAGGAATTAATGGGCCAAACCCTTGACACCACTGAAAAAATTGTTGATGCGGGGAAAACCCTGCTTAAAGAAGGAATAGCGCTGGTGGTCATTTCGCTAGGAAAAGATGGGGCAATTTTCTTAAGTAACCAGGAAGGATTTAAAGTCACTCCCTTTCCCGTGACACCACTTAGTACTGTAGGTGCGGGAGACACTATGGTAGCGGCAATAGTTTTTGCCCTCTTGCAGGGAAAACCGTTAATTGAAATAGCCCGCCTGGCTACCACGGCGGGAACAGTTGCGGCGGCTAAATCGGGAACCCAGGCGTGTACTTTGGCGGAGGTACTAGAAAAGCTTTCGCTGGTGCACGTTGAGAGGTTATAG
- a CDS encoding HPr family phosphocarrier protein, translated as MFAREVILTNKTGFHLRPAQLFVEKAAKYEAKISVKTDTGANVDGKSILGLMALGLKPGAKITIQAEGIDEVEAVNALVELVERKFGEE; from the coding sequence ATGTTTGCTAGAGAAGTAATCTTAACTAATAAAACCGGATTCCACCTGCGGCCGGCACAGCTTTTTGTCGAAAAGGCGGCAAAATACGAGGCAAAAATTTCGGTAAAAACCGATACTGGCGCAAACGTAGATGGCAAAAGCATTTTAGGGCTTATGGCTTTAGGACTAAAGCCTGGCGCAAAAATTACTATTCAAGCCGAAGGAATTGATGAAGTTGAAGCAGTAAATGCTCTGGTAGAGTTAGTAGAAAGAAAGTTTGGTGAGGAATAA
- the ileS gene encoding isoleucine--tRNA ligase, producing the protein MDYGKTLNLPVTDFPMRGNLPEREPEILEYWNSIDLYRKVQQKNQGRPKFILHDGPPYANGDIHMGHVLNKVLKDIIVKFKSMDGYDAPYVPGWDTHGLPIEQRAIKDLGINRKEVSPLEFRAKCKEYAKKYAEIQKEQFKRLGVRGDWENPYLTLMPHFEAKQIEVFGEMAKKGYIYKGLKPVYWCPVCETALAEAEIEYADKKSPSIYVRFKVIDGKGKVPEDAYLVIWTTTPWTLPANVAIAAHPEFDYVLVKTEKGEYVVAEGLLPQFFEATKLSGEIINRYKGEELSGVVTRHPFIERESMVVLADYVTLESGTGLVHTAPGHGTEDFETGKKYNLPVLSPVNHQGVFTEGAGKYAGMKIDEGNKVITQDLEASGDLLAMSFIKHSYPHCWRCKNPVIFRATEQWFASIDGFREQALKEIDNVEWIPAWGKDRIYNMIRDRGDWCISRQRTWGVPIPIFYCENCGKEIVTDESIKAVSALFHREGSDAWWKYEAEEILPKGFKCPTCGGEKFRKETDIMDVWFDSGSSHVAVLEQPEYWPDLRWPADLYLEGSDQHRGWFNSSLSTAVATKGKAPYKAVLTHGFLVDEKGRKMSKSLGNVVDPLKVIKELGADILRLWVASADYRSDLAISNNILKQTAEGYRKIRNTIRFLLGNLYDYDHEKHRVPYERLLEIDRWVLAKLHRLIARVEKAYKDYEFHVVFHAVHNFCAVYMSAIYLDIIKDRLYVELPDCEKRRSAQTVLYEILDTLLRLLTPVLAFTTEEAYRYFPAKDKKESVQLLDMPKVEEKYLDVALEETWDKILEIRDKVLKALETARQGKLIGHSLDAWITLKAAGDLYEFLRERAAIWPEIFIVSQVDIKNEEVFGENNELPLDVVVNKALGEKCQRCWMYSPEVGSDHEFPGTCPRCAGVLHELSRNG; encoded by the coding sequence ATGGATTACGGAAAAACCTTAAACCTTCCAGTTACCGACTTTCCCATGCGGGGAAACCTTCCCGAGCGGGAACCGGAAATTTTAGAATATTGGAATAGTATTGACCTTTACCGGAAAGTGCAGCAAAAAAATCAGGGGCGCCCGAAATTTATCCTACACGATGGCCCGCCTTATGCCAACGGCGATATTCATATGGGCCACGTCTTAAACAAAGTGCTAAAAGATATTATTGTGAAATTTAAAAGTATGGATGGCTATGATGCCCCTTATGTTCCGGGCTGGGATACCCATGGCCTTCCCATTGAACAGCGGGCTATAAAAGATTTAGGAATTAACCGAAAAGAAGTAAGTCCCCTGGAATTTCGGGCCAAATGCAAAGAGTATGCCAAAAAATATGCCGAAATTCAAAAAGAGCAGTTTAAACGTTTAGGCGTCCGGGGCGATTGGGAGAATCCCTACTTAACCTTAATGCCTCACTTTGAAGCCAAACAAATTGAAGTTTTTGGGGAAATGGCCAAAAAAGGCTATATTTATAAAGGCTTAAAGCCGGTTTATTGGTGTCCGGTGTGTGAGACGGCACTGGCGGAAGCGGAAATTGAATATGCGGATAAAAAGTCTCCTTCAATTTATGTCCGGTTTAAGGTAATCGATGGGAAAGGGAAAGTTCCTGAAGACGCGTATCTGGTCATCTGGACGACAACTCCCTGGACCCTGCCGGCCAACGTGGCGATAGCTGCTCACCCGGAGTTTGATTATGTGCTAGTAAAAACTGAAAAAGGAGAATATGTAGTTGCCGAAGGGCTTTTGCCCCAATTTTTTGAAGCAACAAAATTAAGCGGTGAAATTATTAACCGCTATAAAGGAGAAGAACTTTCCGGGGTTGTCACCCGTCATCCGTTTATAGAAAGAGAGTCTATGGTTGTGCTTGCGGACTATGTAACTTTAGAATCCGGTACCGGTCTTGTGCATACTGCTCCCGGCCATGGTACCGAAGACTTTGAAACCGGAAAAAAATATAACCTTCCGGTATTGTCTCCGGTAAACCACCAGGGGGTCTTTACCGAAGGGGCAGGAAAATATGCGGGAATGAAAATTGATGAGGGCAACAAAGTTATTACTCAGGATTTGGAAGCCTCCGGGGATTTACTGGCCATGTCGTTTATTAAACACTCGTACCCCCATTGCTGGCGGTGTAAAAACCCGGTGATTTTTAGGGCTACCGAGCAGTGGTTTGCTTCTATTGACGGTTTTAGAGAACAGGCTTTAAAGGAAATTGATAATGTCGAATGGATTCCTGCCTGGGGTAAAGATAGGATTTACAATATGATAAGGGACCGGGGAGACTGGTGTATTTCTCGCCAAAGAACCTGGGGTGTGCCTATACCGATCTTTTACTGTGAAAATTGCGGCAAAGAAATTGTTACCGATGAAAGTATTAAAGCTGTTTCCGCTCTATTCCACCGGGAAGGTAGTGATGCCTGGTGGAAATACGAGGCGGAGGAGATTTTGCCCAAGGGCTTTAAGTGTCCCACATGTGGTGGGGAAAAGTTCCGTAAAGAAACTGATATCATGGACGTCTGGTTTGATTCCGGATCCAGTCATGTGGCGGTGTTGGAGCAGCCGGAATACTGGCCGGATTTGCGCTGGCCTGCTGACCTTTATTTGGAGGGTTCGGACCAGCACCGGGGTTGGTTTAATTCTTCCCTTTCTACGGCAGTTGCTACTAAAGGAAAAGCACCGTATAAAGCGGTATTAACCCATGGATTTTTGGTGGACGAAAAAGGAAGGAAAATGTCTAAGTCTTTAGGCAACGTGGTCGATCCTTTAAAAGTTATTAAAGAACTGGGGGCAGATATTCTGCGGCTTTGGGTTGCCTCCGCTGACTACCGGTCTGACCTTGCTATCTCCAATAACATTTTAAAACAGACCGCCGAAGGCTACCGGAAGATTAGAAATACTATTCGTTTCCTCTTAGGAAACCTCTATGATTACGACCATGAAAAGCATCGGGTGCCCTATGAGCGGCTCTTGGAAATCGACCGCTGGGTACTTGCCAAATTACACCGTTTAATTGCCCGGGTGGAAAAAGCTTATAAGGATTATGAGTTCCATGTAGTATTCCATGCGGTTCATAACTTCTGCGCGGTGTATATGAGTGCTATTTATTTAGACATTATTAAAGACCGCCTATATGTGGAACTTCCCGATTGTGAAAAGCGCCGTTCGGCCCAGACAGTGCTGTACGAAATCTTAGATACCCTTTTACGGCTACTGACTCCGGTTTTGGCTTTTACCACTGAAGAAGCTTACCGGTACTTTCCGGCAAAAGATAAAAAAGAATCGGTGCAGCTTTTGGATATGCCAAAAGTAGAGGAAAAATATTTAGATGTAGCTTTAGAAGAGACCTGGGATAAAATTTTAGAAATTCGTGATAAAGTCTTAAAAGCTTTAGAAACTGCCCGTCAGGGAAAATTAATAGGACATAGTTTAGATGCCTGGATTACTTTAAAAGCAGCCGGCGATCTCTACGAATTTTTAAGGGAAAGGGCTGCTATCTGGCCGGAAATCTTTATTGTTTCGCAGGTGGATATTAAAAATGAAGAAGTTTTTGGAGAAAACAACGAGTTACCTTTAGACGTGGTAGTTAATAAAGCTTTAGGAGAAAAATGCCAGCGTTGCTGGATGTATTCTCCGGAGGTAGGAAGTGACCACGAATTTCCCGGCACCTGTCCCCGATGTGCCGGTGTTTTGCACGAACTTAGTAGAAACGGATAA
- a CDS encoding AI-2E family transporter produces the protein MFFRKNLFFLLKLLGIIAALIFFYRIRAVFFPFILAGFLAYLLHWPVDLLEKWGIKRGFGIILLYLVLGFIIFLIAKFLLPSFVRQVNDLLVVLPGYLNQVQAFLDRQQEGIDRGTLPPEIKKSLMTQIDTLEKSLAQMLKSILSALWGVSSRLFDFLLAPILAYYILKDVHKLKKGFLSYLPPHLQDEALIFLRVCDNVFGRFIKGHLLICLAVGIVTGLVLYLLKMPYSFLLGLLAGVMELIPYFGPILASIPILAIALLKGKILFFKTLVAIVLIQQLEGNVLAPKILGDSLGLHPLTVIFLLLSGFTLGGVAGMILAVPVAATARNLYILFRRRGITTKN, from the coding sequence ATGTTTTTTAGAAAAAATCTTTTTTTTCTTTTAAAACTTCTCGGAATAATTGCTGCCCTTATCTTTTTTTACCGGATAAGGGCAGTTTTTTTCCCTTTTATTTTAGCGGGCTTTTTAGCTTATCTCCTGCACTGGCCGGTGGATCTACTGGAAAAATGGGGAATAAAGCGGGGGTTTGGAATAATACTCCTGTATCTGGTCTTAGGCTTTATAATCTTTCTTATAGCAAAATTTTTACTCCCTTCTTTTGTACGCCAAGTCAATGATTTATTGGTGGTTCTTCCCGGTTATTTAAACCAGGTCCAGGCCTTTTTAGACCGCCAGCAGGAAGGAATTGATCGGGGCACTCTTCCGCCAGAAATAAAAAAAAGCTTAATGACCCAAATTGATACCTTGGAAAAAAGTTTAGCCCAAATGTTAAAAAGTATTTTAAGCGCCTTATGGGGAGTATCTTCCCGTTTATTTGATTTTCTTTTAGCCCCCATCTTAGCCTATTATATCCTAAAAGATGTCCATAAATTAAAAAAAGGTTTTTTATCTTATCTTCCCCCTCATTTACAGGATGAGGCGCTTATTTTCCTGAGGGTTTGCGACAATGTCTTTGGCCGGTTTATAAAAGGGCATTTGTTAATTTGCCTGGCGGTAGGAATAGTAACCGGTTTAGTGCTTTACTTGCTAAAGATGCCGTATAGTTTTCTTTTGGGGCTTCTGGCGGGGGTAATGGAGTTAATTCCGTATTTTGGACCAATTCTTGCAAGCATCCCCATCCTGGCTATCGCTCTATTAAAGGGAAAAATTTTATTTTTTAAAACTTTGGTGGCAATCGTTTTAATTCAACAGCTGGAAGGAAACGTCCTTGCTCCTAAAATTTTGGGAGATAGCTTAGGACTTCATCCTTTAACGGTTATATTTTTGCTGCTTTCCGGCTTTACTTTGGGAGGAGTTGCCGGCATGATTTTAGCAGTGCCTGTAGCTGCTACTGCCCGGAATCTTTATATTCTTTTCCGGCGAAGGGGTATTACTACTAAAAATTAG
- a CDS encoding PTS fructose transporter subunit IIC — protein MKKILAVTACPTGIAHTYLAAEALKKAAQEKGIELKVETRGAVGVENELTAKEIAEAQAIIIAADTEVNESRFAGKPVIKVSVGEAIKNPGALLDEALNKKATASDFINQVQQVKEEKSNQRTGVYKHLMTGVSYMIPLVVAGGLTIALSFVFGIKAFEQKGTLAAALMDIGGGAAFALMVPILAGFIAYSIAEKPGLAPGLIGGMLASKIGAGFLGGIVAGFLAGYIAKGLKDYVKLPKNLEGLKPVLIIPLFSSLAVGLLLIYVIGTPVKSIMDALTTWLKGLSSGNAILLGLILGAMMAFDMGGPVNKAAYTFAVGLLASNIYEPMAAVMAAGMTPPLGLWLATVLAPQKYTEEEREAGKAAAILGISFITEGAIPFAAADPLRIIPSIMTGSAIAAALSMAFHVTLRAPHGGIFVLPIPNAVGNLGMYVVAIAAGTIVTALMVNLLKKNK, from the coding sequence ATGAAAAAAATCCTGGCGGTAACCGCATGCCCTACAGGGATTGCTCACACCTATCTGGCGGCTGAAGCTTTAAAAAAGGCTGCCCAGGAAAAGGGTATAGAGCTCAAGGTTGAAACCCGGGGTGCGGTCGGAGTGGAAAATGAGCTAACGGCTAAGGAGATTGCCGAAGCTCAGGCTATTATTATTGCGGCGGATACCGAGGTAAATGAGTCCCGGTTTGCCGGCAAACCGGTTATTAAGGTTTCTGTGGGGGAAGCGATTAAAAACCCGGGAGCCTTACTGGATGAAGCCTTAAACAAAAAGGCTACAGCCTCTGATTTTATTAATCAAGTGCAACAGGTTAAAGAAGAAAAAAGTAATCAACGTACAGGGGTTTATAAACACCTAATGACCGGCGTTTCCTATATGATTCCCCTGGTGGTAGCCGGAGGCTTAACAATAGCTCTTTCCTTTGTCTTTGGTATTAAAGCTTTTGAACAAAAAGGTACTCTGGCGGCCGCACTTATGGATATCGGTGGCGGCGCGGCGTTTGCCTTGATGGTGCCGATTTTAGCAGGTTTTATTGCCTATTCCATTGCCGAAAAGCCAGGTCTGGCTCCAGGATTAATTGGCGGTATGCTGGCTTCTAAAATAGGGGCAGGTTTTCTTGGGGGAATTGTAGCAGGATTTCTGGCGGGTTATATTGCTAAAGGATTAAAAGATTATGTTAAATTGCCAAAAAATTTGGAAGGTTTAAAGCCTGTACTGATCATTCCTCTTTTCTCTTCTTTGGCCGTGGGCCTTTTGCTGATTTATGTAATTGGTACTCCGGTTAAGAGTATTATGGATGCTTTAACTACCTGGCTTAAGGGTTTAAGCTCCGGAAACGCCATTTTGCTGGGACTGATTTTAGGAGCAATGATGGCTTTTGATATGGGTGGTCCGGTAAATAAGGCTGCTTACACCTTTGCCGTAGGCTTACTGGCCAGCAATATTTACGAGCCCATGGCGGCAGTGATGGCGGCAGGTATGACGCCTCCTTTGGGATTGTGGCTGGCAACGGTCCTGGCTCCCCAGAAATATACCGAGGAAGAACGGGAAGCGGGTAAAGCGGCGGCAATTTTGGGCATATCTTTTATCACCGAAGGAGCGATACCTTTTGCGGCGGCCGACCCTTTACGCATAATTCCCTCCATCATGACTGGCTCGGCTATTGCTGCTGCTCTTTCCATGGCGTTTCACGTAACCTTGCGGGCGCCTCACGGTGGAATTTTTGTGCTCCCGATACCCAACGCAGTAGGAAATTTAGGGATGTACGTAGTGGCAATTGCTGCAGGAACTATCGTTACGGCCTTAATGGTTAACCTGTTGAAGAAAAACAAATAA
- the ptsP gene encoding phosphoenolpyruvate--protein phosphotransferase — MGEKRVTGLGISEGIALGKVLIYKSFAAQKTRKFITELEVKAESERLKAAKERIISELEELIAKTEKTLGTEKAGILKGQKSFLDDPAFYPEIEKLILERNYSAEAAVQEVVEKFAEIFAGMDSDYMRERAQDIRDVGRRLLVQLTGEKPFQLTEINEEIILAAEDLTPSETVQLNKKFVLGIIGKIGGKTSHTAILARSLGIPAVLGLGEGFLELKDGDYIILDGSNGLVIINPEEKTLEEYREKVAIEQERNQNLKEIIILPAITRDGKRVEVAANIGTPEEADLALNQGAEGIGLYRTEFLFMSKKEMPSEEEQFKDYRQVAEVMGDKPVIIRTLDIGGDKELPYLNLPQERNPFLGYRAIRIGLEQKELLKIQLRAILRASAYGNLKVMLPMISSLEEFRKVKMIFEEIKDELKALDISFNPKIELGIMIEVPSAALLAPAFAQEVDFFSIGTNDLVQYCLAVDRMNEKVAFLYDHFHPAVLRLIKMVADAAKAAEKWVGMCGGMAGDPLATPLLVGLGLKELSMEAGKIGKIKQIIRKLDARDCQKLAEEVLKLPTTQEVREKLLEYSKANIL; from the coding sequence ATGGGAGAGAAAAGAGTAACTGGTCTTGGTATTTCCGAAGGTATAGCTTTGGGCAAGGTATTAATTTATAAATCTTTTGCAGCTCAAAAAACCCGGAAATTTATTACGGAGCTGGAGGTAAAAGCGGAAAGCGAGCGTTTAAAAGCGGCAAAAGAACGGATAATTTCGGAGTTAGAAGAGTTAATTGCTAAAACGGAAAAAACCTTGGGGACAGAAAAAGCAGGAATATTAAAAGGCCAAAAAAGTTTTTTAGATGACCCTGCCTTTTACCCGGAAATTGAAAAACTAATTTTAGAGAGAAATTATTCTGCCGAAGCCGCAGTACAAGAGGTTGTTGAAAAGTTTGCTGAAATTTTTGCCGGCATGGACAGCGATTATATGCGGGAGCGGGCTCAAGATATAAGGGATGTAGGAAGGAGACTTTTGGTTCAGTTAACCGGCGAAAAACCTTTTCAACTAACTGAAATAAATGAGGAAATAATTTTAGCGGCAGAGGATTTAACACCTTCCGAAACCGTGCAGTTAAATAAAAAATTTGTTTTAGGTATTATCGGTAAAATTGGCGGTAAAACTTCTCATACTGCTATTTTAGCGCGCTCTTTAGGAATTCCTGCAGTTTTAGGTTTAGGTGAAGGATTTTTGGAACTAAAAGATGGAGATTATATAATTTTAGATGGCAGTAATGGACTTGTTATTATAAATCCTGAAGAAAAAACTCTTGAAGAATACCGGGAAAAGGTAGCTATAGAACAAGAAAGGAATCAAAACCTTAAAGAAATAATTATACTACCCGCAATTACCCGTGACGGTAAAAGAGTAGAGGTAGCGGCAAACATTGGGACACCTGAGGAAGCGGACCTTGCTTTGAATCAAGGAGCAGAAGGCATTGGCTTGTACCGAACAGAATTTTTGTTTATGAGCAAAAAAGAAATGCCTTCGGAAGAAGAACAATTTAAAGACTACCGGCAGGTTGCCGAAGTAATGGGGGATAAGCCGGTGATAATAAGAACCCTTGATATCGGGGGTGATAAGGAATTACCGTATCTTAACCTCCCCCAGGAAAGGAATCCTTTCTTAGGTTACCGGGCTATTCGTATTGGTCTTGAGCAAAAAGAGCTTTTAAAAATTCAGCTGCGGGCAATTTTAAGGGCCAGTGCCTATGGAAACCTTAAGGTAATGCTACCGATGATTTCAAGCCTTGAAGAATTTCGCAAAGTAAAAATGATTTTCGAGGAGATTAAAGATGAACTTAAAGCTTTAGATATTAGCTTTAATCCCAAAATAGAACTTGGAATCATGATTGAAGTCCCCTCAGCGGCACTTTTAGCCCCGGCGTTTGCTCAAGAAGTGGACTTTTTCAGTATTGGGACCAATGATTTAGTGCAATATTGTTTAGCGGTGGACCGAATGAATGAAAAAGTGGCTTTTCTTTACGACCATTTTCACCCGGCGGTTTTAAGATTAATAAAAATGGTGGCGGATGCTGCCAAAGCTGCAGAAAAATGGGTTGGCATGTGTGGTGGTATGGCGGGAGACCCTTTAGCGACTCCCCTTTTAGTGGGCTTAGGTTTAAAAGAGCTCAGTATGGAGGCAGGAAAAATTGGGAAAATAAAACAAATTATAAGAAAGCTTGACGCTCGGGATTGCCAGAAGCTTGCGGAAGAAGTATTAAAATTGCCTACCACCCAGGAAGTTCGGGAAAAGCTTTTGGAATACTCTAAAGCTAATATCTTATAA